A window of the Synechococcus sp. JA-3-3Ab genome harbors these coding sequences:
- the recO gene encoding DNA repair protein RecO, whose protein sequence is MSGVTYRVTGINLKAMPLGEADRIITILTREQGLIRAVAKGSRKQLSKWGGRMEPFVVNDLLVARGRWSAQTDPSQCLQRIAQAETLQSFPRLGRSLAHLTAAQYLAEVALLLALPNQPQEELFVLLVEHLERIEQAPATEAVLPLLVHGLYHLLVVGGVAPSVQACYSCGEELAGEAFFSPHAGGLVCDPCRLAQRLSPVAWVSSSVLQALGSLPNPTLPSLAERALPLASWLAAERLLRRVLELHADRAIRSAGLLASCYSVPVAETLPPTPSGQGSPVAAAAFSEEDSETLGSNLKKL, encoded by the coding sequence ATGAGCGGGGTCACCTACCGGGTGACGGGTATTAACCTCAAAGCGATGCCGCTGGGGGAGGCGGATCGGATCATTACTATTTTGACCCGCGAGCAGGGCTTGATTCGGGCGGTGGCCAAGGGATCCCGTAAGCAGCTTTCCAAGTGGGGAGGGCGGATGGAGCCCTTTGTTGTCAACGATCTGCTGGTGGCGCGGGGGCGTTGGTCGGCCCAAACGGATCCCTCGCAGTGTCTCCAGCGCATCGCCCAGGCAGAAACCCTGCAGAGTTTTCCCCGTCTTGGCCGCAGCCTGGCCCATCTGACGGCGGCGCAGTACTTGGCAGAGGTGGCCCTGCTTTTGGCCCTGCCCAACCAGCCCCAGGAAGAGCTGTTTGTGCTGCTGGTGGAGCATCTGGAGCGCATCGAGCAGGCCCCTGCGACAGAGGCCGTTTTGCCGCTCCTTGTCCATGGGCTCTACCACCTTTTAGTGGTGGGGGGGGTTGCCCCCTCAGTACAAGCCTGCTACTCCTGTGGGGAGGAGTTAGCAGGTGAGGCTTTCTTCTCTCCCCACGCGGGTGGCCTGGTCTGCGATCCTTGTCGGCTGGCGCAGCGGCTCAGCCCAGTTGCCTGGGTCTCCAGTTCTGTCCTGCAGGCCTTAGGATCCCTGCCCAACCCGACCTTGCCCTCGCTGGCCGAGCGTGCGCTGCCTCTGGCGAGTTGGCTGGCGGCAGAACGTCTGTTGCGGCGGGTTTTGGAGCTGCATGCCGACCGCGCAATCCGTTCCGCTGGCCTGCTGGCCAGTTGCTACTCTGTCCCTGTTGCCGAAACCCTCCCTCCTACCCCCAGTGGCCAGGGATCCCCAGTGGCGGCAGCAGCTTTTTCTGAGGAGGATTCCGAAACGCTTGGCAGCAACCTGAAGAAGTTGTGA
- the deoC gene encoding deoxyribose-phosphate aldolase, which produces MLSLEPKGLADGPINLAEYIDHTLLLPMVTPEEIDQGCEIALRYGFPTFCVPPCYVPRVVERLHGSPVRVSTVVGFPLGTNTAEVKLYEAQLAVEQGCRELDVRINLAWLKAGELDRLHAEIAQLVEETGVCVKAILETAQLTDEEKKLAAEICMDAGVAFLMTSTGWMGGATPADVQLLWQLSRGRVGVKASGGIRTVAQAEAMIAAGASRIGTSWGLELMRELEARGAGGP; this is translated from the coding sequence ATGCTCTCTCTGGAGCCCAAGGGCCTGGCAGACGGCCCGATCAACTTGGCGGAGTACATCGACCATACCCTGCTGCTGCCGATGGTGACCCCAGAGGAGATTGACCAGGGGTGTGAAATTGCTCTGCGCTATGGCTTCCCCACCTTTTGTGTGCCTCCGTGCTACGTGCCGCGGGTGGTTGAGCGGCTGCACGGGTCGCCAGTACGGGTGAGCACAGTGGTGGGGTTTCCCCTGGGCACCAACACGGCGGAGGTCAAGCTCTACGAAGCTCAACTGGCGGTGGAGCAGGGGTGCCGGGAGCTGGATGTCCGCATCAACTTGGCCTGGCTCAAGGCGGGGGAGCTGGATCGCCTCCATGCCGAGATTGCCCAACTGGTGGAAGAAACGGGGGTTTGCGTCAAGGCCATTTTGGAAACTGCCCAGCTCACTGACGAGGAAAAAAAGCTGGCCGCCGAGATCTGCATGGACGCGGGAGTTGCCTTCTTGATGACCTCCACCGGCTGGATGGGAGGGGCGACACCGGCCGATGTGCAACTGCTGTGGCAGCTTAGCCGCGGCAGGGTGGGAGTCAAAGCTTCCGGCGGCATCCGCACCGTGGCGCAGGCGGAGGCGATGATCGCCGCGGGGGCGAGCCGCATCGGCACCTCCTGGGGGCTGGAGCTGATGCGAGAGCTGGAGGCTAGAGGAGCCGGCGGCCCATGA
- a CDS encoding YtxH domain-containing protein translates to MAENRTGAFVGGLLLGTAVGTVIGLLLAPRSGRETRRLLKKSAEALPEVAEDVTTSLQYQSEKLLDSAQKSLDEALLRLQQAVAVGREAMLQKRQELMQAQNLRPLAREEADSEAQGREEAAR, encoded by the coding sequence ATGGCGGAAAACCGGACTGGCGCGTTTGTCGGCGGGCTGCTGTTGGGAACGGCGGTGGGCACGGTCATCGGTCTGCTTTTGGCTCCCCGCAGCGGACGGGAGACGCGGCGACTGCTGAAAAAATCGGCAGAGGCCCTGCCGGAAGTGGCAGAAGACGTGACCACCAGCCTGCAATACCAATCGGAAAAGCTGCTCGACTCCGCCCAAAAAAGTCTGGATGAGGCCCTGCTGCGGCTGCAGCAGGCAGTGGCGGTGGGCAGGGAAGCCATGTTGCAGAAACGGCAAGAGCTGATGCAAGCCCAAAACCTGCGTCCCCTCGCCCGGGAGGAAGCCGACTCAGAAGCCCAAGGTCGGGAGGAGGCGGCGCGATGA
- the metG gene encoding methionine--tRNA ligase, translating into MPNSTFVITTPIYYVNAAPHIGSAYTTLAADAIARYHRLRGKDVLMVTGTDEHGQKIQRTAEERGLPPQQHCDEIAAQFAQLWQLLDIRYDRFIRTTDPRHKAIVREFFQRVWDRGDIFVGRQQGWYCVACEEFKDESELLEGGFCPLHPNKKVEWKDEENYFFRLSRYQEKLEALYAEHPEFIQPESRRNEVINFVKQGLRDFSISRPSVSWGIPFPADPSQTLYVWFDALINYLSAAVDPEDEPTLENALRRYWPADVHLVGKDIVRFHAIYWPAMLMSAGLPLPRQIFGHGFLTKDGLKMGKSLGNTLDPFELVQRYGADAVRYYFLTEIELGKDGDFSEGRFIEVLNADLANDLGNLLNRTLNMLKKYQPDYRIPAVEIPADHPLKTLAERLAPTVADAYERLDPSSAARKALSLAQASNKYLDEQAPWTLHKQGQSEQVAQILYAVLESVRWVAVALSPIIPNLSLKILQQMGFPLQDVAQLRWDPDARWGRLPPGQEPQPPVPVFQRILK; encoded by the coding sequence ATGCCGAATTCCACCTTCGTCATCACCACGCCGATCTACTACGTCAACGCTGCCCCCCACATCGGCAGCGCCTACACCACCCTGGCGGCGGATGCCATCGCCCGTTACCATCGCCTGCGGGGCAAGGATGTGCTGATGGTAACGGGAACCGACGAGCACGGCCAGAAGATCCAGCGCACCGCCGAAGAGCGCGGCCTTCCCCCGCAGCAGCACTGCGACGAGATCGCGGCCCAGTTTGCCCAGCTTTGGCAGTTGCTGGACATCCGCTACGACCGCTTTATCCGCACCACCGACCCTCGCCACAAAGCCATTGTGCGGGAGTTTTTCCAGCGAGTGTGGGATCGGGGGGATATTTTCGTTGGCCGGCAGCAGGGCTGGTACTGTGTTGCCTGCGAGGAGTTCAAGGACGAGTCAGAGCTCTTAGAAGGCGGATTTTGCCCGCTTCACCCCAACAAAAAAGTGGAGTGGAAAGACGAAGAAAACTACTTTTTTCGCCTCTCTCGCTACCAGGAAAAACTGGAAGCCCTCTATGCGGAGCACCCGGAGTTCATTCAACCAGAAAGCCGCCGCAATGAGGTGATCAACTTTGTCAAGCAGGGCCTGCGGGACTTCTCCATCTCTCGCCCCAGCGTCTCCTGGGGGATCCCCTTCCCGGCGGATCCCAGCCAAACCCTTTACGTCTGGTTTGATGCCCTCATCAACTACCTCAGCGCCGCCGTGGATCCCGAGGACGAGCCGACGCTGGAAAACGCCTTGCGCCGCTACTGGCCCGCCGATGTGCACCTAGTGGGCAAAGACATTGTCCGCTTCCACGCCATCTACTGGCCGGCCATGCTCATGTCGGCAGGGCTGCCGCTGCCCAGACAGATCTTTGGCCACGGCTTTCTCACCAAAGATGGCCTCAAGATGGGCAAAAGCCTGGGCAACACGCTGGATCCCTTTGAGCTGGTGCAGCGCTACGGTGCCGATGCCGTGCGCTACTATTTCTTGACTGAAATTGAGCTGGGCAAGGATGGAGACTTTAGTGAGGGCCGCTTCATCGAGGTTCTCAACGCTGACCTAGCCAACGACCTGGGGAACCTGCTCAACCGCACCCTCAATATGCTCAAAAAATACCAGCCCGACTACCGCATCCCCGCCGTCGAGATCCCTGCGGATCACCCCCTCAAAACCCTGGCCGAGCGCCTGGCCCCGACAGTGGCCGACGCCTACGAGCGGCTGGATCCCAGCTCTGCCGCCCGCAAAGCTCTCAGCTTGGCCCAGGCCAGCAACAAATACCTCGACGAGCAGGCCCCCTGGACGTTGCACAAACAAGGGCAAAGCGAGCAGGTGGCCCAGATCCTCTACGCCGTTTTGGAAAGCGTGCGCTGGGTGGCCGTGGCCCTTTCGCCCATCATTCCCAACCTCAGCCTCAAGATCCTGCAGCAGATGGGGTTTCCTTTGCAGGATGTCGCACAACTGCGCTGGGATCCCGATGCCCGTTGGGGCCGGCTTCCGCCTGGGCAAGAGCCCCAACCTCCTGTGCCCGTCTTCCAGAGAATACTCAAGTAG
- a CDS encoding FAD-dependent oxidoreductase, translating to MKLLFNLKGWGGGLVGAGILGAGAALAQPLSETRIPCEIFIAGGGLGGVAAAYEALQLGRQVCMTEITDWIGGQVSAQGVSALDERPLQRENEIFPQGYREFRRRVREKYGGDPNPGKCWVSVLCFSPQVGHQVLREMVDPYLQSGQLRLFTETVVKDLQIEDYQIRSVQAIRNIPKHAGVQPENRGDLSSYFLDFYRLEPTEDWDKEILRFEPPPERQGKTLPWVVIDATETGELLPLARVPYRLGTDGESRWEPSSKPYRDPYCTQGFTYTFVMERSAVPQVPIKPKFYNDPLHGPYYSFEHPRFNFGMVFTYRRIRGQVFGFGEEAIRVGDQSMQNWTWGNDWRITGPEMNLILTHEQLQASGQLDPGGWMGGLRVEALRRAEQHAKGFFYWLVAGRTDFLLQQADPDFQKDFYLRYAYLRGPDSPMGTASGLSKYPYIRESRRIIGRPSPAYPQGFTIYESDITTRESELNRGRPFIFYDSVGVGQYPIDFHDCLLPDFSLPPSHNQDAQAPSYPYQIPLRALIPQRIDNLLAGNKNIATSRIASASYRVHPVEWAIGTAAGHTAHFALERDLIPAEILREPLLDLRLLPALQAQIQSLGNPIQFPGTTITATEWAQSR from the coding sequence ATGAAACTTCTGTTCAACCTCAAGGGATGGGGCGGCGGCCTTGTGGGGGCCGGGATCCTGGGCGCCGGGGCGGCTCTGGCCCAGCCCTTGTCGGAAACCCGCATCCCCTGTGAGATCTTCATCGCCGGGGGCGGGCTGGGGGGGGTGGCAGCGGCCTACGAGGCTCTGCAACTGGGCCGACAGGTGTGCATGACCGAGATCACCGACTGGATTGGCGGCCAGGTGAGCGCCCAGGGGGTCTCGGCTTTGGATGAGCGGCCCTTGCAGCGGGAAAACGAGATCTTTCCCCAGGGCTATAGAGAGTTTCGCCGCCGGGTGCGGGAAAAGTACGGCGGTGATCCCAATCCCGGCAAGTGCTGGGTGAGTGTGCTCTGCTTCTCGCCCCAGGTGGGCCACCAGGTCCTGCGGGAGATGGTGGATCCCTATCTGCAGTCGGGGCAGTTGCGGCTGTTTACCGAGACGGTGGTCAAGGACTTGCAGATCGAGGATTACCAAATCCGCAGCGTGCAGGCCATCCGCAACATCCCCAAACACGCCGGCGTCCAGCCGGAGAATCGGGGGGATCTCTCCAGCTACTTTCTGGATTTTTACCGCCTAGAGCCCACCGAGGATTGGGACAAAGAGATCCTGCGCTTTGAGCCGCCGCCAGAACGCCAAGGCAAAACCCTGCCCTGGGTGGTTATCGATGCTACCGAAACCGGCGAGCTGCTGCCGCTGGCGCGGGTGCCCTACCGCCTCGGCACGGATGGGGAAAGCCGCTGGGAGCCCAGCTCCAAGCCCTACAGGGATCCCTACTGCACCCAGGGGTTTACCTACACCTTTGTTATGGAGCGCTCTGCTGTGCCGCAGGTGCCCATCAAGCCCAAGTTCTACAACGACCCGCTGCACGGCCCCTACTACAGCTTTGAACATCCACGCTTTAACTTTGGGATGGTCTTTACCTACCGCCGCATCCGCGGCCAGGTGTTTGGCTTTGGGGAAGAGGCCATCCGGGTGGGGGATCAATCCATGCAAAACTGGACCTGGGGCAACGACTGGCGCATCACCGGGCCGGAGATGAACCTGATTCTCACCCACGAGCAACTGCAAGCCTCAGGCCAACTGGATCCCGGCGGCTGGATGGGGGGCTTGCGGGTGGAGGCGCTGCGGCGGGCCGAGCAGCATGCCAAGGGCTTTTTCTACTGGCTGGTGGCGGGGCGGACGGATTTTCTGTTGCAGCAGGCGGATCCCGACTTTCAAAAAGACTTCTACCTGCGCTATGCCTACCTGCGGGGGCCCGATAGCCCCATGGGAACTGCCAGCGGCCTTTCCAAGTACCCCTACATTCGCGAGTCGCGGCGCATCATCGGTCGGCCCAGCCCTGCCTACCCGCAGGGATTTACCATCTACGAGTCGGATATCACCACGCGAGAATCGGAGCTCAATCGCGGGCGGCCCTTTATTTTCTACGACTCGGTGGGGGTGGGCCAGTACCCCATCGACTTTCACGATTGTCTATTGCCGGATTTTTCCCTGCCCCCCAGCCACAACCAGGATGCACAGGCCCCCAGCTACCCCTACCAGATCCCACTGCGGGCTTTGATCCCCCAGCGCATCGACAACCTCTTGGCCGGCAACAAGAACATTGCCACCAGCCGCATTGCCAGCGCCTCCTATCGGGTGCACCCGGTGGAATGGGCCATCGGCACAGCCGCCGGCCACACGGCCCACTTTGCCCTGGAGCGGGATCTGATCCCGGCGGAGATCCTGCGCGAGCCGCTGCTGGACTTGCGGCTGTTGCCGGCTCTCCAGGCCCAGATCCAGAGCCTGGGCAATCCCATCCAATTTCCCGGCACCACCATCACCGCCACTGAGTGGGCCCAATCTCGCTAG
- a CDS encoding ATP-binding protein, whose amino-acid sequence MPAKRSGPALTPSPFDNAKLERLEAMTPLEEAAEAAAKLLVFREICAHPLALTWQELTQELMSGDPLPCWRAYGRWFELLAQEGLSWREWLIREIRWADNPFSRAALRPQGIPAPLVQAARHDLRCLQILADSQETIAEQMRALGLGIPWPDGEGESPGWDPRSFADWGLSLEALIAHYRRAGVGLCGRYWAFRWGPAGLEGIPTPDLPDWEEIYGYERQKRQLAANTEALLRGDPALHVLLYGARGTGKSSLVKALLRRYGSQGLRLLELRRGDLGQLPQILADLGGWGLPFVLFVDDLSFEADETEFKQLKVLLEGDLVPPPPNVRLYATSNRRHLIREFFGDRPSPQDQEVHAWDTVQEKLSLRDRFGLTLTFTPFSQADYLATVEHLAQRLGLPHPLDTLRRQALLWAQQQNGFSGRTARQFLHALQAGLVEVG is encoded by the coding sequence ATGCCCGCTAAGCGCTCTGGACCGGCCCTCACCCCCAGCCCCTTTGACAACGCCAAGTTAGAGCGACTTGAAGCGATGACCCCCCTCGAAGAAGCGGCGGAAGCGGCGGCTAAGCTGCTGGTGTTTCGGGAAATCTGCGCCCACCCCTTGGCCCTGACCTGGCAGGAGCTCACCCAGGAGTTGATGAGCGGGGATCCCTTGCCCTGCTGGAGAGCCTACGGACGCTGGTTTGAGCTTTTGGCCCAGGAGGGCTTGAGCTGGCGGGAGTGGCTAATCCGAGAGATCCGCTGGGCCGATAACCCTTTCTCGCGGGCGGCGCTTCGACCCCAAGGGATCCCAGCCCCCCTTGTGCAAGCGGCCCGCCACGATCTCCGCTGCCTGCAGATCCTGGCCGATAGCCAGGAGACCATTGCCGAGCAGATGCGGGCGCTGGGCCTGGGGATCCCTTGGCCGGATGGGGAAGGGGAGAGCCCTGGCTGGGATCCGCGCTCTTTTGCCGACTGGGGCCTGAGCCTGGAGGCGCTGATCGCCCACTACCGCCGAGCGGGGGTGGGGCTCTGTGGCCGCTATTGGGCCTTTCGCTGGGGGCCGGCAGGGCTAGAGGGGATCCCCACTCCCGACTTGCCCGACTGGGAAGAGATCTACGGCTATGAACGGCAGAAACGGCAGTTGGCTGCCAACACCGAAGCCCTGCTGCGGGGGGATCCGGCGTTGCATGTGCTGCTCTATGGGGCGCGGGGCACCGGCAAGTCTTCGCTGGTGAAGGCGTTGCTGCGCCGCTACGGTTCCCAGGGGCTGCGCCTTTTGGAGCTGAGACGGGGAGATTTGGGTCAATTGCCTCAGATCTTGGCAGATCTGGGAGGGTGGGGGCTGCCCTTTGTCCTGTTTGTGGACGATCTCTCCTTTGAGGCCGACGAAACTGAGTTTAAGCAGCTCAAGGTGCTCCTGGAAGGAGATCTTGTTCCACCACCGCCCAACGTCCGTCTCTACGCCACCAGCAACCGCCGCCACCTTATCCGCGAGTTTTTTGGCGATCGTCCCAGTCCCCAAGATCAAGAGGTCCACGCCTGGGATACGGTGCAGGAAAAGCTGTCGCTGCGGGATCGCTTCGGCCTTACCCTTACCTTCACCCCTTTTAGCCAAGCTGACTACCTGGCCACGGTAGAACACCTGGCGCAACGGCTGGGCCTCCCGCACCCTTTAGATACCTTGCGCCGCCAAGCCCTCCTCTGGGCGCAACAGCAGAACGGCTTTTCCGGTCGCACCGCCCGCCAGTTCCTGCATGCCTTGCAGGCCGGCCTGGTGGAAGTTGGATAG
- a CDS encoding DUF3067 family protein yields MTGSDFQALLREKWGYSYDVQLRRMGGRVVLLVMWRYLEQPSFPLSEAEYLARLESVMAHLQAWGVWEAVQREIEATRQKPRIGKAVAIPLNLQGVGERASEWLL; encoded by the coding sequence ATGACGGGATCCGACTTTCAAGCTTTGCTGCGGGAGAAGTGGGGCTATTCCTACGACGTGCAACTGCGCCGCATGGGGGGCAGGGTGGTTCTGTTGGTGATGTGGCGCTACCTGGAGCAGCCCTCTTTCCCCTTGAGCGAGGCCGAGTATCTGGCTCGCCTGGAGTCTGTCATGGCCCATTTGCAGGCGTGGGGCGTGTGGGAAGCGGTGCAGCGAGAAATTGAGGCTACCCGTCAGAAACCCCGCATAGGCAAGGCGGTGGCCATTCCTTTGAATTTGCAAGGGGTGGGAGAGCGCGCCTCCGAGTGGCTGCTGTAG
- a CDS encoding cytochrome b6-f complex iron-sulfur subunit, producing the protein MTEAVSNFEAPPMSRRVFLNALLSSSVGVVVVGTLYPVVKYFIPPSSGGAGEGVIAQDALGKPISVSELLATHAATDRVLAQGLKGDPTYIVIDNGAVANYGLNAVCTHLGCVVPWNAGENLFKCPCHGSQYAANGKVIRGPAPRSLELVSATVDGDNVRFSPWQGPDFREA; encoded by the coding sequence ATGACGGAAGCGGTTAGCAACTTCGAGGCACCCCCCATGAGCCGGCGGGTTTTTCTGAATGCCCTCCTCAGCAGCTCGGTGGGGGTGGTGGTGGTGGGCACCCTCTACCCGGTGGTGAAGTATTTTATTCCGCCCTCTTCCGGTGGGGCAGGAGAAGGTGTGATAGCTCAAGATGCTCTCGGCAAGCCCATCAGCGTCAGTGAGCTGTTGGCCACTCACGCCGCCACGGATCGCGTGCTGGCCCAAGGCTTGAAGGGGGATCCCACCTACATTGTGATCGACAACGGGGCGGTGGCCAACTACGGCCTCAACGCGGTTTGCACCCACCTCGGCTGTGTGGTGCCCTGGAACGCGGGGGAAAACCTGTTCAAGTGCCCCTGCCACGGATCCCAGTACGCGGCCAACGGCAAGGTCATCCGGGGGCCGGCTCCCCGCTCCCTGGAGCTGGTGAGCGCCACGGTGGACGGCGACAACGTTCGCTTCAGCCCCTGGCAAGGCCCCGATTTCCGCGAGGCCTGA
- a CDS encoding apocytochrome f: protein MKRIYLALCALLLLLGTGSRPAAAYPYYAQMAYDNPREATGKIVCANCHLNAMPARAEVPQAVTPGQVFTIKVGIPYDLSKQQVLADGSKGGLNVGAVVVLPEGFRLATEEEMTEEQRQETAETYITPYSDEKPNILLVGPLPGEQHQEIVFPVVAPDPKEDPSVAFMKYRVYIGANRGRGQINPDGSLSNNNVFRAPATGRLTSIATIESDLSDLPPELAALVPPEYELPGTRVLSFETEGGLKHLVVPPGPELVVNIGDSVQEGDPVTNNPNVGGFGQVERDLVLQNPERVKWLVAFLAAVAITQLLLVLKKKQVELIQAAELLG from the coding sequence ATGAAGCGAATTTACTTGGCCTTGTGTGCGCTGCTGCTGTTGCTGGGGACGGGATCCCGTCCGGCAGCAGCCTATCCGTACTACGCCCAGATGGCCTACGACAACCCGCGCGAGGCCACCGGGAAAATCGTCTGTGCCAACTGCCACCTGAACGCCATGCCTGCCCGTGCCGAAGTGCCGCAGGCAGTTACCCCGGGCCAGGTGTTCACCATCAAGGTCGGGATCCCCTATGACTTGAGCAAGCAACAGGTGTTGGCGGATGGCAGCAAGGGCGGCTTGAACGTTGGCGCTGTGGTGGTGTTGCCAGAAGGCTTCCGCCTGGCCACCGAGGAGGAGATGACGGAGGAGCAGCGCCAGGAAACCGCTGAGACCTACATCACTCCCTACAGCGACGAGAAGCCCAACATTCTCCTGGTGGGTCCCCTGCCCGGCGAGCAGCACCAGGAAATCGTCTTCCCGGTGGTCGCCCCTGACCCGAAGGAGGATCCCTCCGTGGCCTTCATGAAATATCGGGTTTACATTGGCGCCAACCGCGGTCGTGGCCAGATCAACCCCGATGGCAGCCTCAGCAACAACAACGTCTTCCGCGCTCCTGCCACGGGTCGTCTGACAAGCATCGCCACCATCGAATCTGACCTCAGCGATCTGCCGCCTGAGCTGGCCGCCCTGGTGCCGCCCGAATACGAGTTGCCGGGCACGCGGGTGCTCAGCTTCGAGACTGAAGGCGGACTGAAGCACTTGGTGGTGCCGCCGGGGCCGGAGTTGGTGGTTAACATTGGCGACAGCGTCCAAGAAGGGGATCCGGTTACCAACAACCCCAACGTGGGCGGCTTTGGCCAAGTGGAGCGGGATCTGGTGCTGCAGAACCCGGAACGGGTGAAGTGGTTGGTGGCCTTCCTGGCAGCGGTGGCCATCACCCAGCTTCTGCTAGTGCTCAAGAAAAAGCAAGTGGAGCTCATCCAGGCGGCAGAACTTTTGGGCTAG
- a CDS encoding PhzF family phenazine biosynthesis protein has product MRIPLFQVDAFTAVPFKGNPAAVCLLPQELPAALMRAIAAENNLSETAFLLPQGSEGEVPHYGLRWFTPTTEVELCGHATLGSAYVLLTEIHPEAQGVAFSTRSGRLQVRRQGERLAMDFPAQFPQPWPEGQEQVAAALGIPPLELYRGSMGVAVLTSAQQVQQLQPDWERVQALPVSGLIVTASGGDLEDQPDFVCRVFAPQLGIPEDPVTGSAQCLLTPYWSQRLGRTELKARQLSARGGELWCRDLGTRVEIAGQAVLVIAGELRIP; this is encoded by the coding sequence GTGCGGATCCCGTTGTTTCAAGTGGATGCGTTTACGGCAGTGCCTTTTAAGGGCAATCCGGCAGCGGTGTGTTTGCTGCCTCAGGAGCTGCCGGCAGCTTTGATGCGAGCAATTGCGGCGGAGAACAATCTGTCGGAAACGGCTTTTTTGCTGCCCCAGGGATCCGAAGGCGAGGTTCCCCACTATGGGCTGCGCTGGTTTACTCCCACCACGGAGGTAGAACTCTGTGGCCATGCCACGTTGGGCAGCGCCTATGTGCTCTTGACCGAGATTCACCCGGAAGCTCAGGGGGTGGCCTTTTCCACCCGCAGTGGCCGGCTGCAGGTGCGGCGGCAGGGGGAGCGGCTGGCGATGGATTTTCCCGCCCAGTTCCCGCAACCCTGGCCGGAAGGCCAAGAGCAGGTGGCTGCGGCATTGGGGATCCCTCCTCTGGAGTTGTACCGCGGCAGCATGGGGGTAGCGGTGCTGACTTCGGCCCAGCAGGTGCAGCAGCTGCAGCCGGATTGGGAGCGGGTTCAGGCACTGCCTGTTTCTGGGTTGATCGTCACTGCCTCGGGAGGGGATCTAGAAGACCAGCCAGATTTTGTCTGTCGTGTTTTTGCCCCCCAGTTGGGGATCCCGGAGGATCCGGTGACCGGGTCTGCCCAGTGCCTGTTGACACCCTATTGGTCGCAGCGCCTGGGCCGGACTGAGCTCAAAGCCCGCCAGCTCTCGGCGCGGGGAGGCGAGCTGTGGTGTCGCGATCTCGGCACTCGGGTGGAGATTGCCGGGCAGGCGGTGCTGGTGATAGCGGGAGAGCTGAGGATTCCCTAA
- the groES gene encoding co-chaperone GroES produces the protein MAAVTLNVSTLKPLGDRVLVKIAQQDEKTAGGIFLPDTAKEKPQVGEVVAVGPGKRNDEGKLIPMELKAGDRVLYSKYAGTEVKLGSDEYVLLAERDILAIVQ, from the coding sequence ATGGCTGCAGTAACTCTCAACGTCTCTACGCTGAAGCCGCTAGGCGACCGCGTGCTGGTCAAGATTGCCCAGCAGGACGAGAAGACGGCGGGTGGCATCTTTTTGCCCGATACCGCCAAAGAAAAACCCCAAGTGGGGGAGGTGGTCGCAGTTGGGCCTGGCAAGCGCAATGACGAGGGCAAGCTGATCCCGATGGAACTGAAAGCCGGCGACAGAGTGCTCTACTCCAAGTACGCCGGCACGGAAGTGAAGCTGGGCAGCGATGAGTACGTGCTGCTGGCCGAGCGGGATATTCTCGCTATCGTTCAGTAA